The sequence AAGAATATTGCATGGAATCACGGTCGTTGGTCGGCCCAATTAAAAATATTTTCACCGGCACCGATCGGGCCTTGGTTGAAGGCCCTCACCTTTACAAGCGCAACGGGTGGTATTACCTCCTCACTGCGGAGGGGGGGACCGAATATCAGCATGCGGCGACGCTGGCTCGCTCCCGTACCATCGATGGGCCTTATGAACTCCTTCCAGGCAAACATCTTCTTAGTTCCTGGGGGCACCCCAAGCTGGAGCTGCAGAAAGCTGGTCACGGCTCGCTGGTGGAGACTCAGCACGGGGAATGGTACCTGGCCCATCTCTGCGGTCGCCCCATCGATGGCAAGCATTGCACCCTAGGCCGCGAAACCGCTCTCCAGAAGTGTGTGTGGGGAGACGATGATTGGCTGCGTTTGGAACAAGGTGGCATGCTGCCGGCGCTTGAGGTTTCTGCTCCGCGAGGCCTTGATCCCGTGCCGTTCGAGCTTCCCGACTGGAACGGTCGCTTTGATACCCAGAAGCTGGACATCCACTTTCAGAGTCTCCGGCGTCCGATTACCGAAGATTGGCTGAGTCTTGGCGAGCGCCCTGGCTTCCTTCGACTCCAAGGGGGGGAGCCCACTGTCAGCACCTTCCGGCAAAGCCTCATCGCGCGCCGGGTGCAGGCCTTCGACATCCGGGCGGAAACCTCCGTGGACTTCCAACCCCAGAGCTTTCAGCAGATGGCGGGTCTCATCGCCTACTACGATACCGAGAACCATTACTATCTCCGCCTCAGTCACGACGAGCACCTCGGGCGAACCCTCAACATCATCGCCACCGATTCCGCGGAAAGCCGCGAACTACTGGAGAACGATCTCCCTGTTCCTGCGACGGGCGAGATTGGCATGCGTTTGACACTAAAGGGCGCGCATCTTCAGTTCGAGTACGCTTTGCCGAACGACGAATGGCTGGTGATCGGGCCGGAGCTAAACGGCGCAATCCTTTCGGATGATCACTCCCACCTCGGCTTCACGGGGGCTTTTGTGGGCCTATGCTGCCAGGATTTGACCGGCCGACGACTGCATGCCGATTTTTCGCATTTTGTTTATTCCGAATTGCCGTCAAGTGGACCTCGGGCAAGTGCCAAGGGCGCGGTGGAGGGCGAGCAATGTCAGTCTGCTCTTTCAGTGGGGGAGAACTGTTTTCCCTGAGGCGTGAAACCGGGCTTAGGCGCATTACAGCCACCAATTCCTCTCCGAATGCAGACCTCCACCTGATGTCTAGCTCACCCCCGTTTGCAGAGTGGGGAGCGACCTCTTGGAGGCTTGGAGCCAGAATCAACCGACGGGAAAATGGATCGATTATGAAAATTAAACGTTTCATTTTTGACTTGCGGCGGTACCTGCCGGGTTTTAATTAAACGAGTAACTTTCGGGAAAATCATCGCATTCTAATTCCCGATTTCCAAACCCCCAAAAAACAAAACCCGATGAAGCTACGCCTGCGACCCGTTCCGTTCCTCCTTGTTCGTCTCGTTGTAATGGGGGCGGCGGCGGTGAATACCATTCATTTTGCCCAAGGAGCCAATGCGAGTTGGGATGGTGGTGCCAGCACGGTGAACCTGGGGGATGCTGCCAACTGGACGGGGGATACCACCCCCGGCGGCAACGGCGATATTGCCACATGGAATGGCACCGTGGCTGGCAACCTTGTTCTGTCGTGGGGTGGAGGTTTCGGGAGTTCACCCAACGGAACCAATTTTTACGTTACCTCTACGAATACCGGCAGCTTGACACTTGATGGGACCGGCAATCTTGCGTTTGGCAATTTGACCATCGAGAGCGGAGCGGGTGCCGTCTCGTTTGGGGATGGCTCCGGGACTGCGGGCTTCGTCTTCCGCAATCCTGGGGGGAACACCAGCAACACCCTGATCAACAATAGTGTAAATACGGCAACCTTCAAATCGGACCTCTCGCTGAACAGCGGCTCGGGCGCGGGCAGAACGGTAACTTTCGATGGAGCAGGCAACTGGCAGGTCGATACTTCACTGAAGCCAGCGGGAGCCGGAGGGTTCAATGTCACCAAAAGCGGGACGGGCATCCTGACTCTCACCAACGCGAATACCGGAGGCAATTCTCCGTTCATCATCAGCGGTGGCACGTTGAGGATCGGAGGCGGAGGCCAATTGAATGGTGGCAGCTTTTCCCAAACGATCACAAACAACGCGACTTTTTCTTACAACAGCTCTTCAAGCCAGGCGATCTCAGGGGTGATTTCCGGCACAGGCACGGTGATTGTCGGAGCGGGAACCCTCAGTCTCTCAGCCGTGAACACGTATGGAGGAGGGACTACGATCAATGGAGGCACGCTCACGGTCAGCGGTTCCGGATCGATCAATTCCACAAGCGGCATCACGGTGGATGGCACGGGTGCCAAATACCTGCATGACAGTTCCACTGCGTCAACGCGTAACATCACCCTCACCCGCGGTTTCGTTGCGGGCACGGGAACGATAGGCGCCGTCACGGTGGGCAATGGAACGGGCGGGGTGGTCGCCAATGGCAACGGAAACTCAATCCCTCTAACGGTCGGCAGTCTGAGCTTCAACGGTGGTGCGGCCATCAGCATCACGGATGATGGTAATCCTGCAACTTCGGGAATCATTGTCTCCAACGCCCTCTCCACCGTCCCAGCCAACGGCCAGGTCATCATCAACGCATCGAACTCGTTTTGGAACAGCGGGGTAACCTACAATCTCGTTAGTTGTGGCAGCTTTGGTGGTGCGATCTCCAATTTCACCAAAGGCACCATCGGTGGCCTGACCAGTCGCCAAAGTTCGGTTCTGGTGCTCAACGGATCCACGATTGGACTTCAGATCCTGGGCGATTCACCCAAATGGACGGGTTTGGATAGCAGCAATTGGAAGCAGGGCAGCACGGGGGCGAATGGCAATTGGCAACTCGTCAACGGAGGAAACCAGACCGATTACGTCGATGGCGATGTGGTCCTCTTTGACGATACGGCTGTAAACACCACTGTTTCGATTTCCGGTGCGAGTGTGAACCCGTCCGTCGTCAATTTCAGCAATAGTTCACAAACCTACTTTTTGAGCGGTGATTTCGGGATTGCTTCCGGCTCATTGAACAAGAATGGCGCGGGCGCTCTCATCATATCTGCACCCAATAGCTACAGCGGTGGTACCACCATGAATGCCGGTACGATTGCCCTCTCTGGCAACGGCACCCTCGGCTCCTCCAGCAATCCTCTCACTTGTGGCGGCGGCCTGCTGGATCTGGGAGGACTCAATTGCTCGGTAGGGGCTTTGACCATCAGTGGCGAAGTTGTCATCCAGCAAGGGTCTCTTACCGCGACCGGATTGACTGCATCCAACTCGGTCGCTGCCGCGACTATTTCGGCCAATCTGACGTTGGGAGCAGGCAGCATCACCAAAACTGGCGGCGCCTCCTTGGGGTTGACCGGATCGACGTCCTATTCCGGGGCAACGAACATCAATGGGGGAACTCTTGCCCTCGGGGGAGCAGCCAGCATTGCGGGAAGTAGCGCAATTGCGCTCGGGGGAGGGGCCTTGGATCTTGGCGGAAGCAGTCAGACATCCAATGCCATTACCATCGCAGCCCCTGCCGCCACCGGGGCCACAATTTTGAATGGGACCATTTCGCCGTCTGCTCTGAGCGTCACTACGACGGCGGGCATCGCGATCATTTCTGCCAATATCACGGGTACCACGGGCATTGCGGTCAATGGCGGTGGGGGCACCCTCAGCCTTACCGGCAACAACTCGTTCAGCGGAGCGTTGAACTTCACTGCCCCGGCAACAGTGACGATTGACGGTGGGGTCAATACAGGTGGCGGAGCGATCTCCTACAACAGCTTCGGAACCACCGTCACGATCAATAGCGGCTCCTATGTCACGAGCGGCATCACCTCAAACGGTCTGAGCGAATTCAGGTCCTTGAATCTGAATGGAGGCACTCTCCAGGCCAATGGCAACCTCTTTGCAGATACCTTGGCCGTCTCCATCAACTTCAATGGTGGAACCTTGAAGAGTGGAAATGCCGCCGGCATCGCCCTTTTTGACTACAACAACCTGATCCAAATCAATGGAAGCGGCGGTACTTTCGATACCACTGGAGGACCAATCACGGTGGGAAACAATGCTGACATGATAGGGGCGGGGAATGTCCATGTCCCCACCGTGAACCAACCGAAGA comes from Luteolibacter sp. LG18 and encodes:
- a CDS encoding glycoside hydrolase family 43 protein, whose amino-acid sequence is MQQHPATIHNPVLRGFNPDPSILRVGDDYYIATSTFEWFPGVQIHHSRDLQNWRLLTRVLDRPSQLDMVGNPDSGGIWAPCLTFADGLFHLIYTDVKYWKREPYKIAYNYMVTAAQITGPWSDPVFLNSSGFDPSLFHDDDGRKWLLNMVWDHRKRNNRFAGILLQEYCMESRSLVGPIKNIFTGTDRALVEGPHLYKRNGWYYLLTAEGGTEYQHAATLARSRTIDGPYELLPGKHLLSSWGHPKLELQKAGHGSLVETQHGEWYLAHLCGRPIDGKHCTLGRETALQKCVWGDDDWLRLEQGGMLPALEVSAPRGLDPVPFELPDWNGRFDTQKLDIHFQSLRRPITEDWLSLGERPGFLRLQGGEPTVSTFRQSLIARRVQAFDIRAETSVDFQPQSFQQMAGLIAYYDTENHYYLRLSHDEHLGRTLNIIATDSAESRELLENDLPVPATGEIGMRLTLKGAHLQFEYALPNDEWLVIGPELNGAILSDDHSHLGFTGAFVGLCCQDLTGRRLHADFSHFVYSELPSSGPRASAKGAVEGEQCQSALSVGENCFP
- a CDS encoding autotransporter-associated beta strand repeat-containing protein gives rise to the protein MKLRLRPVPFLLVRLVVMGAAAVNTIHFAQGANASWDGGASTVNLGDAANWTGDTTPGGNGDIATWNGTVAGNLVLSWGGGFGSSPNGTNFYVTSTNTGSLTLDGTGNLAFGNLTIESGAGAVSFGDGSGTAGFVFRNPGGNTSNTLINNSVNTATFKSDLSLNSGSGAGRTVTFDGAGNWQVDTSLKPAGAGGFNVTKSGTGILTLTNANTGGNSPFIISGGTLRIGGGGQLNGGSFSQTITNNATFSYNSSSSQAISGVISGTGTVIVGAGTLSLSAVNTYGGGTTINGGTLTVSGSGSINSTSGITVDGTGAKYLHDSSTASTRNITLTRGFVAGTGTIGAVTVGNGTGGVVANGNGNSIPLTVGSLSFNGGAAISITDDGNPATSGIIVSNALSTVPANGQVIINASNSFWNSGVTYNLVSCGSFGGAISNFTKGTIGGLTSRQSSVLVLNGSTIGLQILGDSPKWTGLDSSNWKQGSTGANGNWQLVNGGNQTDYVDGDVVLFDDTAVNTTVSISGASVNPSVVNFSNSSQTYFLSGDFGIASGSLNKNGAGALIISAPNSYSGGTTMNAGTIALSGNGTLGSSSNPLTCGGGLLDLGGLNCSVGALTISGEVVIQQGSLTATGLTASNSVAAATISANLTLGAGSITKTGGASLGLTGSTSYSGATNINGGTLALGGAASIAGSSAIALGGGALDLGGSSQTSNAITIAAPAATGATILNGTISPSALSVTTTAGIAIISANITGTTGIAVNGGGGTLSLTGNNSFSGALNFTAPATVTIDGGVNTGGGAISYNSFGTTVTINSGSYVTSGITSNGLSEFRSLNLNGGTLQANGNLFADTLAVSINFNGGTLKSGNAAGIALFDYNNLIQINGSGGTFDTTGGPITVGNNADMIGAGNVHVPTVNQPKISGTAGGIITLMGGNTLVAGIGNTGMLGIQDSSTWNLNGIASSVGGLSGGGTVTSTPGSAALTINFGSANGPYTYSGAIAGAANISLIKAGDGTQILAGINSYTGDTTVTGGILAVLGNSLPDTGKVVVDGGRIEANGMEVVGTLYFGATQQAAGTWGATGSGAEHIDDARFSGVSGFLLVTAGPGGYATWAAANAGGQAANLDYDHDGVSNGVEYFMGQSGSSFTANAALVGGTVTWPKSATFSGTYKVQTSTNLTTWTDVTATDNGTSVSYSPPSGQGKLFVRLLVTPN